One Owenweeksia hongkongensis DSM 17368 genomic region harbors:
- a CDS encoding DUF1972 domain-containing protein codes for MKIGIIGTRGIPNYYGGFEECAQQIATRMASRGHQVIVYNSHSHPYQQKDFEGVEIIHKYDPEHRIGTAGQFIYDLNCILDARWRNFDAILMLGYTSSSIWQRLIPHKSAIITNMDGLEWKRSKYSPRVQRFLKRAEKWAANGSHVLIADSVEIQNYLNKKYKNQVIFIPYGAEKFKSANPNILEKYGVEPGEYNLVIARLEPENNLETILGGIQKSKSPKVTLVVGNHETSYGEYLKSTFKDSRIRFIKATYKKENIYNLRYFSHIFFHGHSVGGTNPSLLEAMGCSSMICAHDNPFNREVLGDDATYFMDVNDVANAADLLERNDIQIQKIKNNIGKLNNRYNWDLVSEQYELVFQQAAI; via the coding sequence ATGAAAATTGGGATAATTGGCACCCGAGGTATTCCGAATTACTATGGTGGTTTTGAAGAATGTGCGCAGCAAATTGCTACACGCATGGCTTCGCGCGGACATCAAGTCATTGTGTACAATTCGCATAGCCATCCCTATCAGCAAAAAGATTTTGAAGGTGTTGAAATCATTCACAAATATGACCCAGAGCACAGAATAGGAACAGCCGGTCAATTTATTTATGACTTAAATTGCATACTTGATGCCCGATGGAGAAACTTTGACGCCATACTTATGTTGGGCTATACTTCAAGCAGTATTTGGCAACGTTTGATTCCTCATAAATCGGCTATCATTACCAATATGGATGGCTTGGAGTGGAAGCGCAGCAAGTATTCACCGCGGGTGCAGCGATTTTTAAAAAGAGCCGAAAAATGGGCTGCCAATGGTAGTCATGTTTTAATAGCCGACTCCGTAGAAATTCAAAATTACCTCAATAAGAAATATAAAAATCAGGTAATCTTCATTCCATACGGAGCTGAAAAATTCAAAAGTGCCAACCCGAACATTCTAGAAAAATATGGTGTAGAACCCGGAGAATATAACTTGGTTATTGCTCGGCTGGAGCCAGAAAATAATCTGGAAACTATATTGGGAGGCATTCAAAAAAGCAAATCTCCAAAAGTAACCTTGGTGGTAGGAAATCACGAAACCAGCTATGGCGAGTACCTTAAATCAACCTTTAAAGACAGCCGAATTCGCTTTATAAAAGCTACTTACAAAAAGGAGAATATTTACAACCTCCGTTATTTTTCCCACATTTTCTTCCATGGCCATTCAGTGGGGGGAACAAATCCATCATTACTTGAGGCCATGGGCTGTAGTTCCATGATTTGTGCCCATGACAATCCTTTTAACAGAGAAGTGCTAGGCGATGATGCCACCTACTTTATGGACGTAAACGATGTGGCCAATGCAGCTGATTTATTGGAAAGAAACGACATCCAGATTCAAAAGATTAAAAACAATATTGGGAAGCTAAATAACCGCTACAACTGGGATTTGGTGAGCGAACAGTACGAGTTGGTTTTTCAGCAGGCTGCTATTTAA
- a CDS encoding glycosyltransferase: MNVLFTSRSTLFTQPGGDTLQVEQTAKYLRDLGHTVDIKLCGERININDYQLVHFFNIIRPADLRLNIPKQIPLVVSSIYHDYSEYDKLYRSTSSKLLYRLFGKFGLEYIKVNLRWLNGSDTFPGLKFLLSGNRKSIKALLKQSQYMFTTSHQEAELIEREIGLVPPYKKVNLGSEHISVSPSSSREGVLCAARIEGFKNQLNLIKALKDTNIPLTITGAAAANHSAYYEACQQEAGENVSFLGRVSKEELEKQFGKAKVHALISYYETTGLSTLEALKAGCNVVITDRGAQKEIFGNHAYYCEPNDIASIREAVETALAGESNHQQWVEENFSWKKAAKEISDIYQSLMKDSTT; this comes from the coding sequence ATGAATGTTTTATTTACAAGCCGATCTACATTATTTACCCAGCCCGGTGGCGATACTTTGCAGGTAGAGCAAACCGCCAAATATTTGAGAGACTTGGGGCATACGGTGGATATAAAACTGTGTGGAGAGAGGATTAATATTAATGATTATCAGTTAGTTCATTTTTTCAACATCATTCGCCCTGCGGATCTTAGGCTTAATATTCCAAAACAGATTCCTCTGGTGGTAAGTTCCATCTATCATGATTATTCTGAATATGACAAACTGTATCGAAGCACTAGCAGCAAACTCTTGTACCGCTTGTTTGGAAAATTCGGGCTGGAATATATAAAGGTAAACCTGCGCTGGCTGAACGGTAGCGATACATTTCCTGGTTTGAAATTTCTCCTTTCGGGTAACCGAAAAAGCATAAAAGCATTGCTCAAGCAATCACAATATATGTTTACCACTTCTCACCAGGAAGCTGAGTTGATAGAGAGAGAGATAGGTTTGGTCCCTCCATATAAAAAGGTAAATCTAGGTAGTGAGCACATTTCCGTTTCTCCATCAAGTTCCCGTGAAGGGGTGCTTTGTGCAGCGCGCATTGAAGGTTTCAAAAATCAGCTCAACCTCATCAAGGCATTAAAAGACACCAACATTCCATTAACCATAACAGGAGCGGCAGCGGCAAATCACTCAGCATATTATGAAGCATGCCAGCAAGAAGCAGGTGAAAATGTGTCTTTTTTAGGAAGGGTATCAAAGGAAGAATTGGAAAAGCAGTTTGGAAAAGCAAAGGTTCATGCACTCATCAGCTATTATGAAACCACAGGGCTTTCCACTTTAGAAGCTTTAAAAGCCGGCTGCAATGTGGTGATTACGGATAGAGGAGCACAAAAAGAAATATTCGGAAACCATGCGTATTACTGCGAACCCAATGACATTGCTTCCATAAGAGAGGCTGTGGAGACCGCTCTGGCAGGTGAAAGTAATCATCAACAATGGGTAGAAGAAAACTTTAGCTGGAAGAAAGCTGCAAAGGAAATTTCTGATATTTACCAATCTCTAATGAAGGACTCTACAACATGA